The Xyrauchen texanus isolate HMW12.3.18 chromosome 28, RBS_HiC_50CHRs, whole genome shotgun sequence genome has a segment encoding these proteins:
- the clmnb gene encoding calmin, translating into MSSTFNQRKGEWSKRDGRIVTDLGKCTRRLQDKKAAVQERTFTKWINMHLKRCDPPLQVHELFTEVQDGKILMVLLEELSGCNMLDRFRPFPHRIFRLNNISKVLNFLEDRNVSLTNIDAHDIADGNPSVVLRLIWNIIVYYQVKQVTGNLERNFSSTVSLLSLPCGSDSSCCSSPTPPGDDTFGSLLASKGKRSSQNLKYRGTAIKTLLSWTQKCTAKYGVEIHDFGKSWRSGLAFLALVKSFCPEFVDMRKGLSSEPRPNMETAFTVAHEQLGIPPLLALDDIAVHSPDEQCVITYVAQFLECCPGHDMDDASTDSSRDTPSSIERWDSSWAVSASCDFSSKVSLEALTGLHNVSETSQEDSQYLTSTCLKYQDKTYHTPEPCSQSLPISHMGLDSVSEHFHPMKSSNTTHGQSLSDSTRGQCCDFLECMKSQTDYRNCLEISGQGIFTMSELDSDEEDAYSYILDLDHKEAGLDSESNADFEFSAIMDEHGIDFDLNVASKCESQGNGINNSFCHFCETQRHSVEMEILMRSSSENNILVSQRKCDLEETSPPDQEQHDYGVNINASHSLVINQIGTNNPDKTVISSSDEHLDFNLSSEMKNIHSDNFSDGASVQVENGLDKPTVADNHFPCVVKDSILNSLLDNDPYDQISVSNQILVDRKTGGHTVSKTPREVEGLHMILFLWMITYCIFMCPQLDIFSLLNPN; encoded by the exons ATGTCCTCAACTTTTAATCAACGAAAGGGCGAGTGGAGTAAGAGAGATGGACGTATTGTTACAGACCTTGGGAAGTGCACACGAAGATTACAAG ATAAGAAGGCAGCAGTTCAAGAGAGAACTTTTACCAAATGGATAAACATGCATTTGAAGAGA TGTGACCCGCCTTTGCAGGTTCATGAATTATTCACTGAAGTACAGGATGGAAAGATTCTCATGGTTCTCCTAGAGGAACTATCAGGCTGTAATATG CTTGATAGATTCAGGCCGTTTCCACATCGCATTTTCAGACTAAACAATATTTCAAAGGTGCTGAATTTCCTCGAGGATAGAAAt GTGAGCCTTACAAATATTGACGCTCATGATATTGCAGATGGTAATCCTTCAGTTGTTCTCAGGCTAATCTGGAACATCATTGTGTACTATCAG GTTAAGCAGGTCACAGGTAACCTGGAGAGGAATTTTTCTTCTACCGTAAGTCTTCTGTCATTACCTTGTGGCAGTGACTCTTCCTGTTGTAGTTCCCCAACACCACCTGGAGATGACACTTTTGGCTCTCTACTAGCCTCAAAAGGCAAAAGGTCATCTCAAAATCTCAAGTACCGTGGTACAGCCATAAAGACTCTGCTTAGCTGGACACAGAAGTGCACAGCAAA ATATGGTGTGGAAATTCATGATTTTGGTAAAAGCTGGAGAAGCGGTTTGGCATTTCTGGCACTGGTTAAATCATTCTGTCCTGAGTTTGTGGACATGCGGAAAGGTTTGTCCTCTGAGCCCCGACCGAATATGGAGACAGCCTTCACAGTGGCACATGAGCAGCTGGGGATTCCTCCACTTCTGGCTCTAGATG ATATAGCTGTACATTCACCAGATGAGCAGTGTGTCATCACCTATGTGGCCCAGTTTCTTGAGTGTTGTCCAGGCCATGACATG GACGATGCGTCCACAGATTCCTCAAGAGATACACCAAGCTCCATTGAAAGATGGGACAGCTCTTGGGCTGTTTCAGCCAGCTGTGATTTTTCATCCAAAGTCTCTCTTGAGGCTTTGACAGGCCTCCATAATGTTTCTGAGACCAGCCAAGAAGATTCACAGTATCTGACCTCTACATGTTTAAAATATCAGGATAAAACTTATCATACTCCAGAGCCCTGCTCACAGTCACTTCCTATCTCACATATGGGTTTAGATTCAGTGTCTGAACATTTCCACCCCATGAAGAGTTCAAACACGACACATGGGCAATCCCTCTCTGACTCCACAAGGGGGCAATGTTGTGACTTCTTAGAGTGCATGAAGAGCCAGACGGATTACAGGAACTGTTTAGAGATATCAGGCCAGGGCATTTTTACTATGTCAGAGCTGGACTCAGATGAGGAGGATGCATACAGCTACATCTTAGATCTGGACCATAAAGAAGCTGGACTAGATTCTGAGTCAAATGCAGACTTCGAATTTAGTGCAATTATGGATGAACATGGAATAGActttgatttaaatgttgctagtAAATGTGAATCTCAAGGAAATGGAATAAACAactctttttgtcatttttgcgaGACACAGAGACATTCAGTGGAAATGGAAATACTGATGAGGTCAAGTAGTGAGAACAACATCCTTGTATCCCAGAGGAAATGTGACTTGGAAGAGACTTCACCTCCAGATCAAGAGCAGCATGACTATGGAGTGAACATCAATGCTTCCCACTCTTTGGTGATAAATCAGATTGGTACAAACAACCCAGATAAGACTGTCATATCATCTAGTGATGAACATTTGGATTTTAACCTTTCTTCAGAAATGAAAAATATTCACTCTGACAATTTCAGTGATGGTGCATCTGTTCAGGTGGAAAATGGTTTAGATAAGCCTACTGTTGCAGATAACCATTTTCCTTGTGTAGTGAAAGATTCTATATTAAATAGTCTATTGGATAATGACCCATATGATCAAATCAGTGTTTCAAATCAAATTTTGGTGGATAGGAAGACTGGAGGACACACAGTATCAAAAACACCAAG GGAGGTGGAAGGGCTACACATGATTCTGTTCCTGTGGATGATCACCTATTGCATCTTTATGTGTCCTCAACTAGACATCTTCAGTCTCCTGAACCCAAACTAG
- the glrx5 gene encoding glutaredoxin-related protein 5, mitochondrial, with the protein MNSIITSTARCLRLGSWHYRAAHNNGELLSGWARLMCSEAAQKNLAEIVKKDKVVVFMKGTPAQPMCGFSNAVVQILRMHGVDNYAAYNVLDDQDIRQGIKTFSNWPTIPQVFFNGEFVGGCDIFLQMHQSGDLVEELQKLGIRSALLDQEKESK; encoded by the exons ATGAACAGCATTATTACATCGACAGCTCGGTGTCTTCGACTGGGGTCGTGGCATTACCGAGCAGCGCACAATAATGGAGAGTTGCTGTCCGGTTGGGCCCGACTCATGTGCTCCGAAGCGGCCCAGAAGAATCTGGCGGAGATTGTGAAGAAGGACAAAGTGGTGGTGTTCATGAAAGGCACCCCTGCACAGCCCATGTGCGGCTTCAGCAACGCCGTGGTCCAGATCCTCAGGATGCACGGAGTCGATAATTATGCTGCTTATAACGTGCTTGATGATCAGGATATTAGACAAG GAATAAAGACTTTCTCCAACTGGCCGACGATTCCACAAGTGTTCTTCAATGGCGAGTTTGTTGGTGGCTGTGACATTTTTCTTCAGATGCATCAGAGTGGTGACCTGGTAGAGGAACTTCAGAAATTGGGCATCAGATCAGCTCTGCTGGATCAAGAAAAAGAGTCCAAGTAG